In a single window of the Salvelinus namaycush isolate Seneca chromosome 6, SaNama_1.0, whole genome shotgun sequence genome:
- the LOC120049682 gene encoding chromodomain-helicase-DNA-binding protein 3-like has protein sequence MSSPLRSCEEYKGMLVNSKGGDFDEEEDDGDLDENASDINSPAAPRETATLAAPEEEGGALDRDSLGRKKRGPKKKKETKKKEKEKEGKLSKAKKRKRIDSDVERDSERERDYGENSDSAASIFTCEKKKKKKHKEKKEKKKQKMKKDNGDSTQEETIKPIEQKTSAQLAKDWGLEDVDHTFTEDDYRTLTNYKAFSQSMRPMIAKKNPKIPMSKMMTILGVKWREFSSNNPFKGSGAAAVAAAAAAAAIAVAEQVSAATASPSPPPPPPRKQPQTPRPAPQPPPPLRKAKTKEGKGPGYKKSRSKSPRVLAERKKAVAAAAAAAVAAAAAAKAKKMAPIRIKLGALGNKRKKSSSSGEDVEEEDSEQEDSSVHSSSVRSDSSPRVKKNKRGRPAKKKKKMLGEGDVEVDGYETDHQDYCEVCQQGGEIILCDTCPRAYHLVCLEPELEKAPEGKWSCPHCEKEGIQWEAKDEDFEEFEEESEDMVVPEVPGVGLLVGLEEEEDEHMEFCRVCKDGGELLCCDTCPSSYHIHCLNPPLPEIPNGEWLCPRCTCPAIKGRVQRILHWRWGEPPDPVPVPPAPDSPPDAPLPTPMKGRAEREFFVKLAGQSYWHCTWITEIQLEIFHSVMFRNYQRKTDMDEPPSLDYGSGGEEESVKSEKRRLKDPDYAALDDKFYKYGIKPEWMMVHRIINHSVDKKGIYHYLVKWRDLTYDQCTWERDNLEMPEFVIHKANYWAHRDEVMKEAPDMPRRMRSMRMEESEDPHRSPVNDPTIKYEEQPDFVTATGGTLHLYQLEGLNWLRFSWAQGTDTILADEMGLGKTIQTIVFLYSLFKEGHTRGPFLVSAPLSTIINWEREFEMWAPDFYVVTYTGDKDSRAIIRENELTFDDTAIRGGKKAFKLRREAPIKFHVLLTSYELVTIDQTSLKSIDWACLVVDEAHRLKNNQSKFFRRLNDYKIDHKLLLTGTPLQNNLEELFHLLNFLTPNRFNNLEGFLEEFADISKEDQIQKLHDLLGPHMLRRLKADVFKNMPAKTELIVRVELSPMQKKYYKLILTRNFEALNSKGGGNQVSLLNIMMDLKKCANHPYLFPVASMEARKTASGAYEGTDLTKASGKLTLLQKMMRKLKDQGHRVLVFSQMTKMLDLLEDFLDFEGYKYERIDGGVTGALRQEAIDRFNAPGAPQFCFLLSTRAGGLGINLATADTVFIFDSDWNPHNDIQAFSRAHRIGQANKVMIYRFVTRASVEERITQVAKRKMMLTHLVVRPGLGSKAGSMSKQELDDILKFGTEELFKDEIESGDNRDDEGSVIHYDSSAIERLLDRSQDATDDTDMQNMNEYLSSFKVARYMVREEDKIEEVEREIIKQEECVDPEYWEKLLRHHYEQQQEDLASKLGKGKRNRKPVNYNDAAQEDQDNQSEYSVGSEEEDEDFDERPEGSRRQSRRQMRNERDKPLPPLLARVAGNLEVLGFNTRQRKAFLNAVMRWGMPAQDAFSCQWLVRDLRGKSEKEFKAYVSLFMRHLCEPVADGAETFADGVPREGLCRQPVLTRIGVMSLVKKKIQEFEHINGRWSLPELKPEMKPEALRPEVSVSSSSRASSPGGTMKTATPTPDPSCTSDNTPCTSKPATPAPSEREKNGKDGEKEEGEKEEGKASSEPEKDGEKETEGGKAVEGNRSADPEVSPIPTKEAPQELSPSTTTDKEESDTKEEGKETKTTDTPPAPVEEKKGEEESTEGTPGGTTKQGSAVKDEKPGSVTLSPGEKMEEEEKGREKENDKESEEAPVATEASDNKEKMDRQLPSDVMKEEVKGEKDAGKEVAKEEVAKDTLPKPPIIPPERRRFMFNIADGGFTELHTLWQNEERAAISSGKMNEIWHRRHDFWLLAGIVLHGYARWQDIQNDPQFAIVNEPFKSQANKGNFLEMKNKFLARRFKLLEQALVIEEQLRRAAYLNMTQDPVHPAMALNARFAEVECLAESHQHLSKESLAGNKPANAVLHKVLNQLEELLSDMKADVTRLPATLSRVPPIAARLQMSERSILSRLASKGTDTHTPPIIPPGPYATPQNFGPAFTPVPPGVLPMGGANYSQMPPGSFVSEAPEAPGGGGAGFLKTKEHDIMQRQRVVDLWKDGKSEGSIGQELRMPKSTVHSIIVKYRLSNTVENLPRNGRPKKP, from the exons atgtcctctcctctccggtCCTGTGAGGAATACAAGGGCATGTTGGTTAATTCCAAGGGAGGAGATTTTGATGAAGAAGAGGACGACGGAGATCTAGACGAGAACGCAAGCGACATAAACTCGCCGGCGGCGCCTCGAGAAACTGCAACACTAGCCGCGCCAG AGGAAGAAGGGGGGGCATTGGACAGGGACAGTCTAGGGAGGAAGAAACGAGGGcccaagaagaagaaggagacaaagaagaaggagaaagagaaagaaggaaaACTCTCCAAAGCTAAAAAACGGAAAAGGATT gacagtgatgtagagagagactcggagagagagagagactatggaGAGAACTCTGACAGTGCAGCCAGCATCTTCACTTgtgagaaaaagaagaagaagaaacacaaggagaagaaggagaaaaaaaaacaaaagatGAAAAAAGACAATGGGGACAGCACGCAAGAGGAGACAATAAAA CCAATAGAACAGAAGACGTCGGCCCAGCTGGCTAAAGACTGGGGTCTGGAGGATGTGGATCATACCTTCACTGAAGATGACTACCGCACACTCACCAACTACAAAGCCTTCAGCCAGTCCATGAG GCCCATGATCGCCAAGAAGAACCCTAAGATCCCCATGTCTAAGATGATGACCATCCTGGGGGTCAAGTGGAGGGAGTTCAGTTCCAACAACCCCTTCAAGGGCTCAGGTGCTGCGGCCGTGGCAGCTGCAGCCGCGGCCGCCGCCATTGCCGTCGCCGAGCAGGTCTCCGCGGCAACCGCTTCCCCATCCCCTCCGCCCCCTCCGCCCCGGAAGCAGCCCCAAACTCCCCGGCCGGCCCCCCAGCCGCCGCCCCCGCTCCGCAAGGCCAAGACCAAAGAGGGCAAAG GCCCTGGATATAAGAAGAGTCGCAGTAAGAGTCCTCGTGTTCTGGCTGAGAGGAAGAAGGCGGTGGCAGCGGCTGCGGCAGCAGCAGTAGCGGCGGCAGCAGCAGCAAAGGCCAAGAAGATGGCTCCCATACGCATCAAACTAGGGGCCCTAGGCAACAAGAGGAAGAAGAGCAGCTCT aGTGGTGAGGATGTTGAGGAGGAAGATTCGGAGCAGGAGGACTCCAGTGTCCACAGCTCCTCGGTCCGCTCCGACAGCTCGCCCCGCGTCAAGAAGAACAAAAGAGGACGGCccgccaagaagaagaagaaaa tgctGGGTGAGGGTGATGTGGAGGTGGATGGTTATGAGACAGACCACCAGGACTACTGTGAGGTGTGCCAGCAGGGAGGGGAGATCATTCTCTGTGACACCTGTCCCAGAGCCTACCACCTGGTCTGTCTGGAGCCTGAGCTGGAGAAGGCCCCCGAGGGCAAGTGGAGCTGCCCCCATTGT gagaaagaggggaTCCAGTGGGAAGCGAAGGATGAGGACTTTGAGGAGTTTGAGGAGGAGAGTGAGGACATGGTGGTACCAGAAGTACCTGGGGTTGGACTGCTGGTAggactggaggaagaggaggatgagcaCATGGAGTTCTGCAGGGTCTGTAAGGATGGGGGGGAACTATTATGCTGCGACACCTGTCCCTCCTCCTACCACATCCACTGTCTCAACCCGCCCCTGCCTGAGATCCCCAACGGAGAGTGGCTGTGTCCGCGCTGCACT TGTCCTGCCATCAAAGGCAGGGTACAGAGGATCCTCCACTGGCGATGGGGCGAGCCCCCCGATCCTGTACCCGTGCCCCCCGCCCCCGATTCCCCTCCTGATGCTCCCCTGCCAACCCCCATGAAGGGCAGGGCCGAGAGGGAGTTCTTTGTCAAGCTGGCCGGACAGTCCTACTGGCACTGTACCTGGATCACTGAAATacag CTGGAGATCTTCCACTCTGTGATGTTCCGTAACTACCAGAGGAAGACAGATATGGATGAGCCTCCCAGTCTGGACTATGGgtcagggggagaggaggagagtgttaAGAGTGAGAAGAGGAGGCTGAAAGACCCAGACTATGCGGCCCTGGATGACAAGTTCTATAAATACGGCATCAAGCCTGAATGGATGATGGTCCACCGCATCATTAACCACAG TGTGGACAAGAAGGGGATATACCACTACCTGGTCAAGTGGAGAGACCTGACCTATGACCAGTGCACATGGGAGAGAGACAATCTGGAAATGCCAGAGTTTGTCATCCACAAGGCCAACTACTGGGCACACAG gGATGAGGTGATGAAGGAGGCTCCAGACATGCCAAGGAGGATGAGGAGTATGAGGATGGAGGAGAGCGAAGACCCCCACAGATCACCTGTCAACGAC CCTACGATAAAGTACGAGGAGCAGCCAGACTTTGTGACGGCGACGGGGGGCACTCTGCACCTGTACCAGCTGGAGGGGCTCAACTGGCTGCGTTTCAGCTGGGCACAGGGCACTGACACCATCCTGGCAGACGAGATGGGGCTGGGCAAGACTATCCAGACCATCGTCTTCCTCTACTCACTCTTTAAAGAG GGCCACACTCGTGGCCCGTTCCTGGTGAGTGCCCCCCTCTCCACCATCATTAACtgggagagagagtttgagatGTGGGCCCCGGACTTCTACGTGGTGACCTACACAGGGGACAAGGACAGCAGAGCAATCATCAGAGAGAATGAGCTGACCTTTGACGACACGGCCATTAGGGGAGGGAAGAAAGCCTTCAAACTGAGG aGAGAAGCCCCAATAAAGTTCCATGTCCTGTTGACCTCCTATGAGCTGGTGACAATAGACCAGACCTCCCTGAAGTCTATAGACTGggcatgtctagtggtggacgaAGCCCACCGCCTCAAGAACAATCAGAGCAAG TTCTTCCGACGTCTGAATGACTATAAGATTGACCACAAGCTGCTGCTGACTGGTACTCCTCTACAGAACAACCTGGAGGAGCTGTTCCACCTGCTCAACTTCCTCACTCCCAACCGCTTCAA TAACCTGGAGGGGTTCCTGGAGGAGTTTGCCGACATCTCCAAGGAGGACCAGATCCAGAAGCTGCATGACCTGCTGGGCCCACACATGTTGCGGAGGCTGAAGGCTGACGTCTTCAAGAACATGCCGGCCAAGACAGAGCTCATCGTACGAGTGGAACTCAGCCCCATGCAGAA GAAATACTACAAGTTGATTCTGACGAGGAACTTTGAGGCTCTGAACTCGAAAGGAGGAGGTAACCAGGTGTCTCTACTCAACATCATGATGGACCTGAAGAAGTGTGCCAACCACCCCTACCTCTTCCCTGTCGCCTCCATG GAAGCCCGTAAGACTGCAAGCGGAGCGTACGAGGGCACGGACCTCACAAAGGCTTCTGGGAAACTGACTCTTCTGCAAAAGATGATGAGAAAACTGAAGGACCAAGGACACCGCGTGCTCGTCTTCTCACAG ATGACTAAGATGTTGGACCTGTTGGAGGACTTCCTGGACTTTGAGGGTTATAAGTACGAGAGGATCGATGGAGGAGTCACAGGGGCTCTGAGACAGGAGGCCATAGACAGGTTCAATG CTCCTGGTGCGCCTCAGTTCTGTTTCCTGCTGTCCACCAGGGCAGGGGGTTTGGGTATTAACCTGGCTACAGCTGACACCGTCTTCATCTTCGACTCAGACTGGAACCCCCACAATGACATCCAG gCGTTCAGTCGTGCCCACCGCATCGGGCAGGCCAACAAGGTGATGATATACCGCTTCGTGACCCGTGCCAGTGTGGAGGAGCGCATCACCCAGGTGGCCAAGAGGAAGATGATGTTGACCCACCTCGTGGTACGGCCCGGCCTGGGCTCCAAGGCTGGATCCATGTCCAAACAGGAGCTGGACGACATCCTCAAGTTTGGCACCGAGGAGCTGTTCAAGGACGAGATTGAAT CGGGGGACAACAGGGACGATGAGGGCAGTGTGATCCACTACGACAGCTCGGCCATCGAGAGGTTGCTGGACCGGAGCCAGGACGCTACGGATGACACAGACATGCAGAACATGAACGAATACCTGAGCTCCTTCAAAGTGGCCCGATACATGGTCCGAGAGGAGGAtaag ATTGAGGAGGTGGAGCGTGAGATCATTAAGCAGGAGGAGTGTGTGGACCCAGAATACTGGGAGAAGCTGCTGAGACATCACTATGAGCAACAACAGGAGGACCTGGCTAGTAAACTGGGCAAGGGCAAGAGGAACCGCAAGCCTGTCAACTACAACGACGCAGCACAGGAGGACCAAG ATAACCAGTCCGAGTACTCTGTGGGCtccgaggaggaggatgaagactTCGACGAGAGACCAGAAG gTTCTCGCAGACAGTCCCGCCGCCAGATGAGGAACGAGAGAGACAAGCCATTGCCCCCCCTGTTGGCCAGAGTGGCCGGCAACCTGGAG GTGTTGGGCTTCAACACGCGCCAGCGGAAGGCCTTCCTAAACGCGGTGATGCGTTGGGGCATGCCCGCCCAGGACGCCTTCTCCTGCCAGTGGCTGGTCAGAGACCTGAGGGGCAAGAGTGAGAAGGAGTTCAA AGCGTATGTGTCTCTGTTCATGCGTCACCTGTGTGAGCCCGTGGCCGACGGCGCCGAGACGTTCGCCGACGGCGTGCCGAGGGAGGGCCTGTGCCGTCAGCCCGTGCTGACCCGCATCGGGGTCATGTCCCTGGTCAAGAAGAAG ATCCAGGAGTTTGAGCACATCAACGGGCGGTGGAGTCTCCCAGAGCTGAAGCCAGAGATGAAGCCTGAGGCGCTGAGGCCAGAGGTCAGTGTGTCTTCCTCCTCCAGAGCCTCCTCCCCTGGAGGGACCATGAAGACTGCTACGCCCACCCCTGACCCCAGCTGTACCTCAGACAACACCCCCTGCACCTCCAAACCAG CTACCCCTGctccctcagagagagagaagaacgggaaagatggagagaaggaggagggagagaaggaggagggtaaGGCCTCATCTGAgccagagaaagatggagagaaagagacggaAGGGGGTAAAGCGGTAGAGGGCAACAGGAGTGCAGATCCTGAAGTG TCTCCAATCCCTACGAAAGAAGCTCCGCAAGAATTATCCCCTAGTACAACAACAGACAAGGAAGAGAGTGATACAAAAGAGGAGGGGAAAGAAACAAAAACGACTGACACCCCTCCGGCCCCAgtggaggagaagaaaggagaagaggagagtacgGAGGGCACACCGGGAGGAACAACTAAACAAGGGTCGGCGGTCAAAGATGAGAAACCAGGTAGTGTAACGCTCTCACCCGGagagaagatggaggaggaggagaaggggagagagaaggagaacgacAAGGAGAGCGAGGAAGCCCCTGTTGCCACAGAAGCATCAGACAACAAGGAGAAGATGGACAGACAGCTACCCTCTGACGTGATGAAAG AGGAAGTAAAAGGTGAAAAGGATGCTGGGAAAGAAGTGGCGAAGGAGGAGGTTGCCAAAGACACCTTGCCGAAACCCCCCATCATCCCACCCGAGCGACGGCGCTTCATGTTCAACATCGCTGACGGGGGCTTCACGG AGCTTCATACGCTGTGGCAGAACGAGGAGCGGGCGGCCATCTCCTCTGGGAAGATGAATGAGATCTGGCACCGGCGGCACGACTTCTGGCTGCTGGCGGGAATCGTTCT TCATGGGTACGCGAGGTGGCAGGACATCCAGAACGACCCCCAGTTCGCCATTGTCAACGAGCCCTTCAAGTCGCAGGCCAACAAGGGCAACTTCCTGGAGATGAAGAACAAGTTCCTGGCCCGCCGCTTCAAG ttatTAGAGCAGGCCCTGGTGATCGAGGAGCAGCTGAGGAGGGCAGCCTACCTGAATATGACCCAGGACCCGGTCCACCCCGCCATGGCCCTGAACGCCCGCTTCGCCGAGGTGGAGTGTTTGGCTGAGTCCCACCAGCACCTCAGCAAGGAGTCCCTGGCCGGGAACAAACCTGCCAACGCAGTGCTGCACAAGg TGCTGAACCAGTTGGAGGAGCTGCTGAGTGACATGAAGGCTGACGTGACGCGGCTCCCTGCCACACTGTCCCGAGTCCCGCCCATCGCCGCACGCCTGCAGATGTCAGAGAGGAGCATCCTCAGCAGACTAGCCAGCAAgggtactgacacacacactcccccg ATCATCCCTCCAGGACCGTACGCCACTCCTCAGAACTTTGGACCCGCCTTCACCCCCGTCCCCCCGGGAGTCTTACCCATGGGAGGGGCCAACTACAGCCAGATGCCCCCTGGATCTTTCGTATCAG